CGAGCAAGGCATTCCGCAAGCTGCCGCTGATCACCCCGCCGCAGATGCAGTCGACCCATGAGAGCCCGATGCGCGAGATCATGGCGCTGAGAGAGGAGATCGAGCGGGGTCCGGGCGTGCTCACCGCCTCGGTCGTCGCCGGCTTTCCCTATTGCGACATTCCCCATCTCGGCATGGCGGTCGTCGTCTACGGTGAGGCCCAAATCGTCGGCCCCGCCGCCGACCGGCTGGCGGAGGCCGTGTGGTCCAGGCGCGACCAGTTCAAGCCGGCGCTGGTCAGCCCGGAAGAGGCCGTGCGCTTCGCGGTCAGCGCCAATCGCGGCCCGATCTTTCTGGTGGAGCCGGCCGACAATATCGGCGGCGGCGCGCCCGGCGACGGCACCTATCTCCTCAAGGCGCTCATCGAGGCCAAGGCCGCGGGTGCTGCGGTGGTGATCTGGGATCCGGAAGCCGCGGCGGAGGCCTGCCGGATCGGCCTCGGCGGCCGCTTCAAGGGCGATGTCGGCGGCAAGACGCTGGCCTTGCATGGGCCGCCGGTCGGCGTCGAGGGCCGCATCAGCTTTGCCGGGCCGGTCCGCTACAAGCGCGACGCCGCGTGGATGAACGGGCAGCCGACCGATCTCGGCCTCTGTGCGGCCATCGAGATGGGTGGGGTCAAGGTGATCGTCACCACCGAGCGCGCCATTCCCTTCGATACCATGCATCTGCGCATCCCCGGTGCGATGCCCGAAGCGACGAAGACCATGACCTTGAAATGCGCGGTCGCCTGGAGTGGGGCCTTCGGCGCCATGGCGCAAGGGCAGGTCTATGTCGACACGCCCGGCGTGTGCTCCTCCAACCTCGAGCGCATGCCCTACACCCGGCTCACGCACAAGCTCTATCCGCTGGCACGGGACGTGGAGTGGCGGGCGGGTGGCTGAGCGCGGGTGGATCGCGCGTTGCTTCGATTTCACCTCTCCCATGGGGCTATGGGATTCACGGATCTTGGCCTTGGGTAGCAAGGGCATAGCCTTCCATCCTGGCGGCGAGCTGGTTCCAGCCGTCGCGCATGGTCTTGGGTCCTGGCGGTTTGTAGTAGCAGTTC
Above is a window of Pseudomonadota bacterium DNA encoding:
- a CDS encoding M81 family metallopeptidase, translated to MAPRVLVGGTWHETNSFSPIRTDLSAFHRYLYLEGDAVISGSSGTNTEIGGMIDGAEANGIELLPTVFAGAAPSGMVDPAVLEQVIERICRGVDEFGRIDGVLLTVHGAMVADDIDEADAYLVSRVRDKVGPAIPIVVTFDLHANLSAAIVDAADVLIGYDTLPHVDMGDRGREAAHVIARLIAENKRPSKAFRKLPLITPPQMQSTHESPMREIMALREEIERGPGVLTASVVAGFPYCDIPHLGMAVVVYGEAQIVGPAADRLAEAVWSRRDQFKPALVSPEEAVRFAVSANRGPIFLVEPADNIGGGAPGDGTYLLKALIEAKAAGAAVVIWDPEAAAEACRIGLGGRFKGDVGGKTLALHGPPVGVEGRISFAGPVRYKRDAAWMNGQPTDLGLCAAIEMGGVKVIVTTERAIPFDTMHLRIPGAMPEATKTMTLKCAVAWSGAFGAMAQGQVYVDTPGVCSSNLERMPYTRLTHKLYPLARDVEWRAGG